Proteins from a single region of Phycisphaerae bacterium:
- a CDS encoding B12-binding domain-containing radical SAM protein, which yields MPTAVEEFAVRVAPSTGEKRRKVLLISPATPDTFWSYKHVLHFISKKAAFPPLGLLTVAAMLPREWDLKLVDLNTGRLTDEQIEWADYVFVSAMIVQADSARQIISRCLDKGKTVIAGGPLFTTGHEQFPEVKHFVLGEAENVMADLVADMTAGSLRRFYQCGERPDITHTPAPRWDLIKLKQYALMPVQFSRGCPFNCEFCDIIIMNGRVPRTKTPAQMIRELESLVDVGWRESIFIVDDNFIGNKVKVKEFLRALIAWSRRRGVKFQFTTEASLNVADDPELLRLMVEAGFKKIFVGIETPQEEGLIECAKAQNTQRDLLASVKTIQKAGIEVMGGFILGFDSDKPNIFERQIKFIQEAGVVTAMVGLLQALPGTQLFSRLEKEGRILSQATGNNVMAALNFIPKLDRELLIEGYRSLVKRLYSPQMYYRRIRAFLSEYRPQGPRFRLSCRDIKAFLKSLWIMGIWSRGRREYWKFLSRAVLFHWRAFPEAMTLAIIGHHFRRVAATL from the coding sequence ATGCCCACCGCAGTTGAGGAATTCGCAGTACGGGTTGCACCCAGTACCGGCGAGAAAAGAAGAAAAGTCCTGCTGATCTCCCCTGCCACACCCGATACGTTCTGGAGCTACAAGCACGTTCTCCATTTCATCTCCAAGAAGGCGGCGTTTCCGCCCCTTGGACTGCTGACCGTGGCGGCCATGCTCCCGCGCGAGTGGGACCTTAAACTCGTGGATTTGAACACCGGCCGTCTCACCGACGAGCAGATCGAATGGGCCGACTATGTTTTCGTGTCCGCGATGATCGTACAGGCCGATTCGGCCCGGCAAATCATCTCCCGGTGCCTCGACAAAGGAAAGACGGTCATCGCCGGCGGACCGCTGTTCACCACCGGCCACGAGCAGTTTCCCGAAGTGAAGCACTTTGTCCTCGGCGAGGCGGAAAACGTCATGGCCGATCTTGTCGCGGACATGACCGCGGGATCATTGAGACGGTTTTACCAATGCGGGGAGCGGCCGGACATCACGCATACCCCCGCGCCGCGATGGGACCTGATCAAGCTCAAGCAATACGCCCTGATGCCCGTTCAGTTCTCGCGGGGCTGCCCGTTCAATTGCGAGTTCTGCGACATCATCATCATGAACGGGCGCGTGCCACGCACCAAGACTCCCGCGCAGATGATCCGTGAACTGGAGAGCCTCGTCGATGTCGGTTGGAGGGAATCCATCTTCATCGTCGATGACAACTTCATCGGCAACAAGGTCAAGGTGAAGGAGTTCCTACGAGCCCTGATCGCCTGGAGCCGGCGGCGGGGCGTGAAGTTCCAGTTCACGACCGAGGCGTCGCTGAACGTGGCTGACGATCCCGAGCTCCTGCGTCTGATGGTCGAGGCGGGGTTCAAGAAGATCTTCGTGGGCATCGAGACGCCACAGGAAGAAGGACTTATAGAGTGCGCAAAGGCCCAGAACACTCAACGAGACCTCCTCGCCTCGGTAAAAACCATCCAGAAGGCAGGCATCGAGGTTATGGGCGGTTTCATCCTCGGTTTCGACAGTGACAAACCGAACATATTTGAGCGGCAGATCAAGTTCATTCAGGAAGCCGGGGTGGTGACGGCCATGGTCGGCCTGCTGCAGGCCCTGCCTGGAACCCAGCTTTTCTCGCGACTCGAAAAAGAGGGTCGCATTTTGAGCCAGGCCACCGGCAACAACGTGATGGCCGCCCTCAACTTCATCCCGAAGCTGGACCGAGAGCTGTTGATCGAAGGCTATCGCTCGCTGGTCAAACGACTGTACAGCCCCCAGATGTACTACCGCCGAATCCGGGCGTTTCTCTCCGAATACCGTCCCCAGGGTCCTCGTTTCCGCCTGTCGTGTCGCGACATCAAGGCATTTCTCAAATCGCTGTGGATCATGGGCATCTGGAGCCGCGGGCGCCGTGAGTACTGGAAGTTCCTGAGTCGGGCGGTGTTGTTTCACTGGCGAGCGTTCCCCGAGGCCATGACCCTGGCCATCATCGGACATCACTTCCGCCGAGTGGCGGCGACGCTGTAG
- a CDS encoding type II toxin-antitoxin system RelE/ParE family toxin yields the protein MARRFLAAAERVFAELARMPALGRLREFEDPRLAGLRSCLITPFDSYVAFYLHTATGIDVVRVLHGAQDIEEHLKG from the coding sequence GTGGCACGGAGGTTTCTGGCTGCCGCGGAGCGCGTGTTCGCCGAATTGGCCAGGATGCCAGCGCTTGGTCGCCTGCGTGAATTCGAGGACCCGCGATTGGCTGGCCTGCGCTCCTGCCTTATCACGCCTTTCGATAGTTACGTTGCGTTCTATCTGCATACAGCTACCGGCATCGATGTCGTCCGGGTCCTGCACGGTGCTCAGGACATCGAGGAGCATCTGAAGGGGTAG
- a CDS encoding type II toxin-antitoxin system ParD family antitoxin encodes MTSMNISLPDEMRAFVEQQVANGGYSTASEYVRALIREAVRQEEKRKLETTLLQGLNSGTAVPLTDKQWHAIRQAVDKRLGGQEQQ; translated from the coding sequence ATGACGAGTATGAACATTTCACTGCCCGACGAGATGCGGGCCTTTGTCGAACAGCAGGTGGCCAACGGGGGATACAGCACCGCCAGTGAGTATGTCCGGGCCTTGATCCGCGAAGCAGTCCGACAGGAAGAGAAACGCAAGCTCGAAACGACGCTCCTGCAAGGACTGAACAGCGGCACGGCGGTACCCCTGACCGACAAGCAGTGGCACGCAATCCGCCAAGCAGTCGACAAACGGCTGGGCGGCCAGGAGCAGCAGTGA